TCAGTTTTCTGTTATTGTGAGAGTCAAGTAAATCCCAGATCTGCTGGTTTAATTCTTCCAGAGAAAAGAACTTAGTTTCTTTTATGGTTACATAAATCCTTCGATATAATATCTTAACAGCTCCTTCAACTAGTGACTTGTCTCTGGGCCTGTAAGCTCTGGCAGGTAAAATTGTGGTTTCGTAATGTTCTGCTAAATCAGCCAGGGTTTCATTGATTGTCGGTTCAAAACGACTGCTTTTTATTACGGCAGATTTTAAATTATCTGGAACAATGGCGGCAGGAGTGCCTTCAAAAAAGCGCATGGCATTTTCTACCGAGTCAACAAAGTTTTCCTTTTGCTGGCTCATGGAAGCTTCAGCATACGTGTATTGGCTAGCGCCCAATATTGCTACAAAAAATTGTACTTCTTTGACTTCTCCAGTATCTATATCAATAATTGAGAGTGTCTTTCCGGCATAATCAACATACATTTTATCACCAGCCTTATGGTTCATATGCATGACCGGATTAACTCGTTTGCCCCATATATTGTAATGATAATGAAATTGTGAAGTTCGATAACCATCAGGATTTACAGCAATATATTGTTCCCACATATGCTGTACGGTAACGCCAACTTTTTTTAGTTCACGTTCCATTTTAGGAAAAAAATCATAAAGTGTCTGTAATCTCGGGCTAATGGCCTCTACACTAGTCTGGGAGAATAAAAGTTCCAGCTCTGCATCGGTTTTTTGGTCGATTAATTCAAAGCTTAATTCGAGAACTTCAAATAAAGAAATATATTTCTTTACCGTATTTCTTGAAAGGGATAAGTAGCTACTTATAAATAACTTACTCTTTCCATTACAATAGAATTTAATTACTTTTCTAATTTTACTCATGTCTGTTATTTTGTTTGCCATAATCCGTAAATTTTTAACGAATGTATGGTTCTAACAACATGAAAAAATCAATAGTTTTTAATACTTAATTCACCACAAAACTTGGTGGTCAATTTGCTCCGGAATTAGGTGGTCAGTTTGCTCCGGAACGGGTGGTCAATTTACTCCGGAATTAGGTGGTCAAATTGACCGGTTTTTCCAATTACCAATTTGGTTACGCAATAAAATTAATTAAGGAGCAGTCGTCCTTAAACGTAATGTCTTTTTTTGGAATTGTTTGGCTTGATATGTCAAATGGATGCACCTACGGGCAATAGATAATTTTACAGTTAAATCTTATTTTCGATAAAAAAAAGCCGAACAGTATACTTAAATTTTTTTATTATCTACGCAATTATTTTATTAGATAGTTGACAGTCGTCTATTGTACAATTGTCTACTAAATGCGATTTTGGCTATATGGAAGATGTTAGAATAAAATTTGGCGCAAAAATAAAAGCATTAAGAATCTCAAAGGGATATTCTCAAGAAAAACTTGCTGAACTCGCTGATTTAGACAGAACTTACATTCCTGGTATAGAAAGTGGAAAGCGAAATGTTTCAATTATTGTAATAGAGAAAATAGCAAAAGCTTTTCAACTTACCATCTCTGATTTGACAAACAGCTTATAAGCATTGAATCGTATTGTCAAATTTTGGGACATATTCTGCATTTTAGCCACATTTAATCTAATAAAAATTCAATGTCATTAAATCCATTACTAGAAGAATTAAAAAAGCTGAGGGATTCGTCAAAGTACGCTGTGGCGCAAGGTGCTTATTCAAATTTAAATGAATTTAAAAAGTATCTACATGTTGAGCGAGACGTTGAGAAAAAATTAAAAAAAATCATCTCAAAAGCAAGTGAAAAAGATGATGCTCAATTATTGCTTGTTTGTGGCAATGTTGGTGATGGAAAATCACATATACTTTCGCATCTGCATGATGAGCTTAAAAGTGTTATCTCACAATTTAGAATTCATAATGATGCAACAGAATCGCATAACCCTAATGAATCTTCCAATGAAACGCTTTATAAATTATTACACGGATTTAAGGATGAGAATATAACTGCTTCAAAAGACAAAATTATTCTGGCAATCAATTTAGGTACTTTAAGTAAGTTTATTGAAGAATTTGGTGAAGAATTTAAAATCTTAAAAAACTATATTTCATCAAGTAAAATATTAGATACAGATTTAATTCATGATGATGAATTTGATAGCAAAAGCAATTTTCACCATGTGAATTTTACTGATTATCATATGTATTCACTGACTGAAAATGGGCCTACCTCTAAAGTCATTTCTACCCTACTTGAAAAAATAGTTGCTACTAATGAAGCAAACGCAATACATAAAGCCTACCTGGAGTATAAAGTTATTAATTCGAACAAAGTATGTTGTCCAATACTATACAATTATGAATTTCTATTTAGTGAAAACAACAGAAATATCATATCACAACTGATAGTAAAATCCATAATTAAAAGTAAAGAAATAGTATCAATCCGTACTTTATTAAACTTTGTATATGATATAATTGTCCCAGTTGATCTATCTGTTTTTAATGAAGCTGATTATTTCAAAGTAATCGAAAGAATGAATGGTCCTCAATATATTTCAAATTTAATTCCTAACTATTTATTTGAGCATCCGGAGCTTTCCAGTTTATTTGAAAAAATTGAGAGTTTGGACCCTTGTCTTCATAGAGATGCTGCTACCGATGATGTATTATTAACCTTGATAAATGCAGAGAATGCACTTGATGTTTTTTCAAAGCATATTGAAAAAACATATTTGGAGAAAATTGAACCAAAACTAATAAAGGTAACAATTTCAAAACCTGACCTCTCTCGATTCTTTATGAGGTTAAACTATTTTAGTAACTACTTTGAAAAAGATTATTTGAAAGACACTGATTATAATGAGTATTTAGTTTGGCTCTTCCATTATAACAATCATAACCCTATTTACATTAAAAAGATATATAACCTTGTTGAAAATGCGGCCAGGAATTGGAATGGGGATCCAAAAGCAGATGATAAAGTAGTTATTAATGTTGGAAAAAAACAAACTCAATATAGAGTATTTAAAGATTTTGAAGTCATTCCAGATGTGAATCCGTTAAAAGAAAAAAAGGATTCCTTAGTTAATAAATTTACACAAGAATTTTCTTTATCCTTTAAAATAAATAATGAAAGAGAAACCATAAGGGTTCATGTCGATTTCAGTTTGTTTAAAATACTGAAAATGATTTCGCAAGGATATAGGCCTAATAAAAAAGACAACAATAACTATGTTTATTTTGTTAATTCTATCAATATTTTAATCAATCAGAACAACAATAAAGCGGCATTGTATATTGACGAAGTTAACATTGGAAAACCGGTTGATTACAAATTTTCCAAAGACGCTTTTAGCGGCTATAAATTCCAAGTGATATGATGCAAATAGAATTAAATAAATCCGGATCAAACAGTCTTGAAAAAAGATATTTTAAAAACAAAACTTTTAGTCATGTCACTGGAAATCAAATAAGATTATTGCCATTTAAAACGAATCCCAGTGGTGATACTTTTACTGAAGATTTTAAATCCTTTCAAGGTATTATTGGTGAATTATTTAGAATTTTAAATAACAAATCACAGGTTGAATTGAAACAAACTGATAGTTCTTTCAAGATTGAGCTTAAAGAAATTATTGTAAAAAAAGCCATTTCTAAAGTCGAAACTCAAAATATTGAGGAATTAAAAAACATGCTTTCCAAAATATTCTTTGATGAAGAAAATGGATTAATAAAATTCAACATTAAGACTCTTTCTTATATGAATTTTATAAATTCTAATAACGCCATAAAAGAAGTTTCAAAATTTATTTTTGATATTTTTTTAAATGACAATTTTGATCCAAATAGTTTAGATCAGGATACAAATCATGAAAACATATTACATCAATTAATACTTCAATGTTTACCTGAACTATCAGTTTTAACATCTAAATCAAAGGGTTTAACATAT
The Flavobacterium kingsejongi genome window above contains:
- the istA gene encoding IS21 family transposase, translated to MANKITDMSKIRKVIKFYCNGKSKLFISSYLSLSRNTVKKYISLFEVLELSFELIDQKTDAELELLFSQTSVEAISPRLQTLYDFFPKMERELKKVGVTVQHMWEQYIAVNPDGYRTSQFHYHYNIWGKRVNPVMHMNHKAGDKMYVDYAGKTLSIIDIDTGEVKEVQFFVAILGASQYTYAEASMSQQKENFVDSVENAMRFFEGTPAAIVPDNLKSAVIKSSRFEPTINETLADLAEHYETTILPARAYRPRDKSLVEGAVKILYRRIYVTIKETKFFSLEELNQQIWDLLDSHNNRKLTGRPYSRFELFLEDEKEKLRPLPQDRFEIKYQSFATVMQNGHVQLSQDKNYYSVPYQYVKKKAKLLYTKSTVEIYYKYNRIAVHPRNYKPYVYTTTPEHLASTHQFVAQWSAARFIEWANNIDESVGEYIMQIIESRNHPEQAYKSCLGILNFEKKVGRQRLINACRRALDFKIYNFKTIQNILENNLDHIDFDQEPEQELPDHSNIRGKHYYN
- the dptF gene encoding DNA phosphorothioation-dependent restriction protein DptF; translated protein: MSLNPLLEELKKLRDSSKYAVAQGAYSNLNEFKKYLHVERDVEKKLKKIISKASEKDDAQLLLVCGNVGDGKSHILSHLHDELKSVISQFRIHNDATESHNPNESSNETLYKLLHGFKDENITASKDKIILAINLGTLSKFIEEFGEEFKILKNYISSSKILDTDLIHDDEFDSKSNFHHVNFTDYHMYSLTENGPTSKVISTLLEKIVATNEANAIHKAYLEYKVINSNKVCCPILYNYEFLFSENNRNIISQLIVKSIIKSKEIVSIRTLLNFVYDIIVPVDLSVFNEADYFKVIERMNGPQYISNLIPNYLFEHPELSSLFEKIESLDPCLHRDAATDDVLLTLINAENALDVFSKHIEKTYLEKIEPKLIKVTISKPDLSRFFMRLNYFSNYFEKDYLKDTDYNEYLVWLFHYNNHNPIYIKKIYNLVENAARNWNGDPKADDKVVINVGKKQTQYRVFKDFEVIPDVNPLKEKKDSLVNKFTQEFSLSFKINNERETIRVHVDFSLFKILKMISQGYRPNKKDNNNYVYFVNSINILINQNNNKAALYIDEVNIGKPVDYKFSKDAFSGYKFQVI
- a CDS encoding helix-turn-helix domain-containing protein — its product is MEDVRIKFGAKIKALRISKGYSQEKLAELADLDRTYIPGIESGKRNVSIIVIEKIAKAFQLTISDLTNSL